One window from the genome of Pseudoliparis swirei isolate HS2019 ecotype Mariana Trench chromosome 24, NWPU_hadal_v1, whole genome shotgun sequence encodes:
- the arpc1a gene encoding actin-related protein 2/3 complex subunit 1A — protein MSLHQFLLEPITCHAWNCDRTQIAISPNNHEVHIYKKSGSQWVKTHELKEHNGHVTGIDWAPKSDRIVTCGADRNAYVWSQKEGVWKPTLVILRINRAATFVKWSPLENKFAVGSGARLISVCYFESENDWWVSKHIKKPVRSTVLGLDWHPNNILLAAGSCDFKCRVFSAYIKEVEEKPGPTPWGSKMPFGAVLAEFGGAGGGGWVHSVSFSASGNRLAWVSHDSTVTVVDSSKTASPSQLKTDFLPLLSVIFVSENSLVAAGHDCCPMLFRCEDGEALTFASKLDIPKQSIQRNISAMERFRNMDKRATTEDRNTALDTLHQNSITQVSIYEGDKRDCRKFCTTGIDGAMTIWDFKSLEASIQGLRIM, from the exons ATGTCCCTTCATCAGTTCCTGTTGGAACCCATCACCTGCCACGCGTGGAACTGCGATAGGACAC AAATTGCCATCAGCCCAAATAACCATGAAGTCCACATCTACAAAAAGAGTGGCAGCCAGTGGGTTAAGACTCACGAATTGAAGGAGCACAATGGACACGTCACAG GCATTGACTGGGCTCCCAAAAGTGACCGTATAGTGACATGTGGAGCAGACCGTAACGCCTATGTGTGGTCCCAGAAGGAAGGGGTATGGAAGCCCACACTGGTCATCCTCAGGATCAACCGAGCCGCCACCTTTGTCAAGTGGTCCCCGCTGGAGAACAAGTTTGCAGTCGGAAGTGGCGCTCGACTCATCTCCGTCTGCTACTTTGAGTCTGAGAACGACTG GTGGGTGAGCAAGCACATCAAGAAGCCAGTCCGCTCCACCGTCCTCGGCCTGGACTGGCATCCCAACAACATCCTGCTGGCTGCCGGCTCCTGTGACTTCAAATGCAG GGTGTTCTCAGCCTACATTAAGGAGGTGGAAGAGAAACCAGGCCCCACCCCCTGGGGCAGCAAGATGCCATTTGGGGCTGTGCTAGCAGAATTTGGAGGAGCGG GAGGAGGGGGTTGGGTccactctgtctctttctctgcatCTGGTAACCGCCTGGCCTGGGTCAGCCATGACAGCACTGTCACTGTGGTGGACAGCTCTAAGACGGCCAG TCCTTCACAGCTGAAGACGgacttccttcctctcctcagcGTCATTTTTGTTTCGGAGAACAGTCTAGTCGCTGCG GGCCACGACTGTTGCCCCATGCTGTTCCGTTGCGAAGATGGCGAGGCGCTGACCTTTGCGTCGAAGCTGGACATCCCCAAGCAGAGTATCCAGAGGAACATCTCCGCCATGGAGCGCTTCAGGAACATGGACAAGAGAGCCACCACCGAGGACCGCAACACCGCCCTGGACACGCTGCACCAGAACAGCATCAC CCAAGTGTCCATCTATGAAGGAGACAAAAGGGATTGTCGCAAGTTCTGCACCACCGGCATCGACGGAGCGATGACCATCTGGGACTTCAAG agtctagaagcttctatccAGGGTCTCCGCATCATGTGA
- the LOC130190510 gene encoding cell death-inducing p53-target protein 1-like — protein MANSEKEDEAYPTPPPYFTPDETHTRQDARIYHTPPPSPPLSFFPGVVRTIEADFPLTVPEGPSSSPRSTFVSHEAELFCYPALTTCPFCKTQVTTHVTYRVGGLVWRMCFLMLFCGLFLGCCLFPFFANYFKDAYHACPLCKRVLHIHRRTCCE, from the exons ATGGCGAATTCAGAAAAAGAGGACGAGGCTTATCCTACACCACCACCGTACTTCACACCAG ATGAAACTCACACGAGGCAAGATGCGAGGATCTACCATACCCCCCCACCGTCACCCCCTCTGTCCTTCTTTCCTGGAGTTGTCCGCACCATCGAAGCTGACTTCCCTCTAACTG TGCCGGAGGGCCCTTCATCGTCTCCCAGGTCGACGTTCGTGAGCCATGAGGCGGAGCTGTTTTGCTATCCGGCCCTGACGACGTGCCCTTTCTGTAAGACGCAGGTCACCACGCACGTCACCTACCGGGTCGGGGGTCTCGTGTGGCGCATGTGTTTCTTGATGTTGTTTTGTGG GTTGTTCCTTGGATGCTGCCTGTTTCCATTTTTTGCAAACTATTTCAAGGACGCCTATCACGCTTGTCCTCTCTGCAAGCGAGTCCTCCATATCCACAGGAGGACCTGCTGTGAGTGA
- the abcg2b gene encoding broad substrate specificity ATP-binding cassette transporter ABCG2b, translated as MSKEDQTVCGVDEYFQDRGPTVTFSNLHYCVRETTLCCKRGPEKYILNDVSGIMRPGMNAIMGATGSGKTSLLDVIAGRKNPAGLRQGKVMVDGKAVSSELRLSSAYVVQDDIMMGTLSVRENLLFSANLRLNPEHHSSTDKKNRVDAIIQDLGLTDCAGTKIGTEFLRGVSGGERKRCSIGMELITSPSLLFLDEPTTGLDSNTANSIINLLNRLSRKGKTVIFSIHQPRYSIFRQFDHLTLMHKGEVVYAGAATQALEYFTDLGYQIEAFNNPADFFMDVTNGEAKSTLVSLTEGNNPLANKFSQSQLCQNMLQELDHVNQSIADGVKGQDKAADYATSFLYQMRVVCGRTVLNSLRNPQTSYAQLALNVFFAILVGLIYYQMPLTLPEAIQNRSGAFFFLITNMVFGNLSAVELFINERAIFIHENSSGYYRTSVYFLSKIFADLIPNRIIPIFVFSAIAYYMMGLKPAVGAFLCFALTMSLVSLAAVGLAFLVSASVSSFAMANILIALPFVLMMVFGGFLVNLNAMLSWLSWLQWTSIFRYGLNAAFINEMTGQLFYSNTTIIPGELFLKNQDIDYSVWGFWQNEVALLGITMVCMSLSYVQLRRINRWK; from the exons atgtctaaagaggaccagacTGTTTGCGGTGTTGATGAGTATTTCCAGGATCGAGGGCCAACTGTCACGTTCAGCAACTTGCACTACTGTGTTCGTGAGACAACGTTGTGCTGCAAGAGAGGTCCTGAAAAATACATCCTCAACGACGTAAG TGGCATCATGAGGCCTGGGATGAATGCCATCATGGGCGCTACCGGAAGTGGTAAAACATC ACTCCTGGATGTAATCGCTGGGAGAAAAAACCCTGCAGGACTGAGGCAAGGAAAAGTCATGGTGGATGGCAAAGCCGTGTCTTCGGAACTCAGGCTCAGCTCCGCTTATGTGGTTCag gatgacatcatgatgggcACTCTGTCTGTGAGGGAGAACCTTCTGTTCAGCGCCAACCTGCGTCTCAACCCGGAGCATCACTCCTCCACAGATAAAAAGAACAGAGTGGATGCCATCATACAAGACCTCGGCCTAACAGACTGTGCAGGCACCAAG atAGGGACAGAGTTTCTGCGTGGCGTATCTGGAGGTGAAAGGAAGAGGTGCAGCATCGGGATGGAGCTCATCACCTCTCCCTCTTTGCTGTTTCTGGATGAACCGACGACGGGACTGGATTCGAACACTGCAAACAGTATCATCAATCTACTAAACAG GCTGTCCAGAAAAGGTAAGACTGTGATCTTCTCCATCCACCAGCCACGCTACTCCATCTTCAGACAGTTCGACCACCTGACCCTGATGCATAAAGGGGAGGTGGTGTACGCCGGCGCAGCAACACAGGCACTGGAATACTTCACAGACCTCG GCTACCAAATTGAGGCCTTCAACAACCCTGCAGATTTCTTCATGGACGTCACAAATGGAGAGGCAAAATCAACATTAGTGTCGCTTACCGAAG GCAACAACCCACTGGCAAACAAGTTCAGCCAGTCCCAACTGTGTCAGAATATGCTCCAAGAGTTGGACCATGTGAACCAGAGCATCGCcgacggggtcaaaggtcaagataaGGCGGCCGACTACGCCACCTCTTTCCTCTATCAG aTGCGTGTGGTGTGTGGTAGGACAGTTCTGAACTCTCTGAGGAACCCTCAGACCTCGTATGCCCAGTTGGCTCTGAACGTCTTCTTTGCTATTCTGGTGGGACTCATTTATTACCAAATGCCCTTGACACTCCCCGAGGCGATCCAGAACAG GAGCGGAGcgttcttcttcctcatcaccAACATGGTGTTTGGGAATCTCTCCGCCGTTGAACTCTTCATCAATGAAAGAGCGATATTCAT TCACGAGAACTCCAGCGGCTATTACCGCACCTCCGTCTACTTCCTGTCCAAGATCTTCGCCGATCTCATCCCCAATCGCATCATCCCCATCTTCGTTTTTTCGGCCATCGCCTACTATATGATGG GCCTGAAGCCTGCCGTCGGGGCCTTCCTGTGTTTCGCCCTGACCATGAGTCTGGTCAGTCTGGCGGCAGTCGGTCTGGCCTTCCTCGTCTCAGCGAGCGTATCTTCATTTGCCATGGCTAACATCCTCATTGCTCTGCCCTTCGTCTTGATGATG GTCTTTGGTGGTTTCCTTGTCAACCTCAATGCCATGCTGAGCTGGCTCTCCTGGCTGCAATGGACCAGTATCTTCAGATACGGCCTGAAT gcTGCGTTCATCAACGAGATGACGGGACAGTTGTTCTACAGCAACACCACCAT CATCCCAGGGGAGCTGTTCCTGAAAAACCAGGACATCGACTACTCCGTGTGGGGCTTCTGGCAGAACGAGGTGGCTCTGCTGGGCATCACAATGGTCTGCATGTCTCTGTCCTACGTACAGCTGCGACGAATCAACCGCTGGAAATGA
- the hapstr1b gene encoding HUWE1-associated protein modifying stress responses, whose amino-acid sequence MEEKKEEGEAEIQEHGPEHWFSKWERQCLAEADRAEPTEEETEHQQQKLWHLFQNSAAAVAQLYKDRVCQQQGLSLWVPFQNAATAVTNLYKESMEVRQRSYELGIHLGHQRRNKDVIAWVKKRRRTIRREDLISFLCGKVPPPRTARAPPRVSMVSASRPSPPETGSSVETDLQPFREAIALHGLSGAMAGISVRSGPPGSPTHPAQSLSRRRNGLHDVDLNTFIAEEMALHLESTANRKRGPAPCSDVITDSPTHKRNRML is encoded by the exons atggaggagaagaaggaggagggagaagcggAGATCCAGGAGCACGGCCCCGAGCACTGGTTCTCCAAGTGGGAACGGCAGTGCTTAGCGGAGGCCGACCGGGCCGAGCCCACCGAGGAGGAGACCGAGCACCAGCAGCAGAAACTGTGGCACCTCTTTCAGAACTCGGCCGCCGCGGTCGCGCAGCTCTACAAAG ATCGAGTGTGTCAGCAGCAaggcctctctctctgggtGCCCTTCCAGAATGCCGCCACAGCTGTCACTAACCTTTACAAAG AGAGCATGGAGGTCCGCCAACGGAGCTACGAGCTGGGCATCCACTTAGGCCACCAGCGCAGGAATAAGGATGTGATCGCATGGGTTAAGAAACGCAGAAGGACGATCAGGCGCGAGGACCTCATCAGCTTCCTGTGCGGCAAAGTTCCACCTCCACGGACAGCTCGCGCCCCGCCAAGAGTTTCCATGGTGTCTGCGAGCCGGCCGTCACCCCCAGAGACGGGCAGCTCTGTGGAGACGGACCTGCAGCCTTTCAGAGAGGCCATAGCACTGCACG GCCTCAGCGGTGCGATGGCGGGCATTTCTGTGCGTTCCGGTCCTCCCGGTTCCCCAACCCACCCGGCCCAGTCCCTCAGTCGGCGTAGGAACGGTCTTCACGACGTGGACCTCAACACCTTCATCGCCGAGGAGATGGCACTTCATTTGGAATCCACGGCCAATCGCAAGCGAGGCCCGGCCCCCTGTAGTGACGTCATCACAGACTCACCTACCCATAAACGTAACAGGATGCTCTGA